One Falco peregrinus isolate bFalPer1 chromosome 7, bFalPer1.pri, whole genome shotgun sequence genomic window, CTGACTCTTCTACTCTGGATAAAAGAGCTGGACCATTATAACAGAGCTTTTTAAGCCATAGATTTTGATACAGTGGAGAAAAGAGGCAGACACCCATGAAGAAAGCCACACCAGGACCCTCTTCAAACCAGGTCTGTAGGTTGCAGAGGTGACTTGAAAtcccctctgcttctgcctgctctgcactgGCCCCAAAAATAGCATGCCAAGATTTTTAAGGGTTTACTGACAGTCCTTGCTTACCCTtgcaaatatttagaaataaatacttaaattcCACATGGATGGGCAAAAGTCAAGATGCTGGCTTGGGTAGGGAGCTTTTTCTCATACTTTCCTTACCCTGTGCCTACAGCTTaagtgaatgaatgaaaaatggaagcaaagatGTGAAGTGCTGGCTGACTAATTTACTAATTTGGCAGCCAGTGATAAAggtattttattgaaaaatgtgCAATATCTTCAAGTTAAAGATGATACATACAAAATGGGATATTTGTGAGCTGCTTTCCTTCAGGAAGAagcttgttttgtttattggcagtttaaaaagcttttctgaatgTAATTAGTAATATGAATGCATTTAAGATGCAATGGAATACACATACACCCCACTCATGGGAATGAATGAGTAAACacaagtttttttcatgtttaggCTTTATCTAATCAACCCACATCAGATATGAAGGTCCAAAACAGAGTAGATAACTTTATTGTAGAGTGCCAGTACCATTTCTCTACATGTATTTGAAAAGTTTCCAGCCTTTTCAACTAACAGCTGATGACAATATTCTGGAAAATGTAGTTGGTCTGTCAGATATCTCTGGAATACTAACGCATTTTTCCTGGTGCTTATGGGGAAGAGTAAAAATATGTGGGCTTCACATTACCCAAGATCTGATCTTCATAGttaggaaggcagcagaagaagAATCCCAAGCATATTTCCATAATGGCGGTGGTCCAGCCGAAGCCGTAGGCCCAGCTGAACATATTGATCCCCGTCATATCAATTTCAGTCGAGAACTTTACTGGATAAATGACCAGGCCCATGATGGAgaacacagctgaagaaacaggagaaaacaaaaaatgtttaagctAACATCCATCACGTTGCCTGCCTCCATAATACCTGTAGCTAAACTCACCCGTGTTTTGGAATATTTGAAAATTGATCCACTGCTGTAACAGTCTTTATTATATGATTTTTCATAGAGAGCTCAAGTGCACACAGGCAAAGATTTGGGTATAGAATCAGCTGAGGCACATACCAGTTCTAGTATGGATATACCTGTACAAGCTAAATTTGACTTCACATACTGCCTTACCAGCGACAAAAAGCAAGCCTCCAATCCCACGTATGAAGTTGAACCGAAGTGTGTCAATGGCAAATGCTATGATGGCCAGAGCAAAACAGATGACTAGAAGTATAAAGCCGACCAGGtatgtggcagcagcagctcttccccaagcTGAAATCAGAAGGAAGATACATTagaaaggaacaagaaaatCCTTTTGCAGTGTTCTTCTCTGGTTTGTAATGAAAGGCTGTTTATaaacaaatgtgaaaagaaGGTCAGCTCCCAAGAAAGCAAGCATGGGATCTTTCTCTCCTCTCATAGGTGAACATTTTAGTTCCACAACAAACCATTCACTGAGTGCAGAATACATGAAAATGCCAGCTTTGACCTCTCTTATATAAATGCAGTGGGGCTTGTGTGTAAGCTTCCTCTTTAGATTTAACAATTAAGACAAAAATGACAGTAAAGATGTAAGAACAGACACTATCCTTCAATAACGAATGTCACTACCTCAGCAGGTGTCATAAAACCAGCAGTGTTTTGCATGGACAAGGAAAATTAGACAGTCTCTGAAACTAATtaaattcttcctttaaaaatatgtgcttATACAAGCACTACCAGTCTGGCATGCAAATTTAAAGGTATGGCAATAGCCCATAAATGTCAAAATTCAGTAgtttctgctttccagccttTGTCTAACTGTGTGTCCTAAATGGATCCAAAGATCTGGAATCTATTTTGTAGGGAAATTTGACCTTTGCTTTTGATCCAAAGTCAGAaccatttcattttgaaaagcttgTTCAGGGTATTAAcactttcattttcaatttaTATAACTTTATGTTATAACATGTCAGAGCAAAGCATATTGTCTTGGCATaacaactgggaaaaaatattatttattcaaTATTTTAAGTCTTGAGGGGCAACTGCTGCTCAAAGAGATCAAAGTGTCTCCTCTTCTGAATGTAAAAATCCCACTTTGatactttttaaattgtgtaTGTAGGTGGAGTAGGCAGTTAAAATCTGCTGGACATCTACAGACTTCACCTCCTCACCTACACTATCCGTTTCTAAGGTGTCAGCTTCTAAACAAATATACATACAGTAGCAGCATGAGAAATTatcacaaccaaaaaaccctgaTGATAATTACAACTCAACTTAAATGCTGTGCAGGCTGTTCAGTGAAAGCTCCCTCTGGAACTGAGTTAGTTAAGATTTTTGGTAGCCATTAACCTGCCAATTTGTCTGCTTTGAACGTGCAAGTAATACAATGCAAAGTGTCCTATCTTCCCCCTGCCTGGTGTTGGGTAGGCATGAAAGCCACCGTTGTGTCCCTGGTGGGTGATACCTTGGTGCTCAGCCTCTCTTCCTCCAGGCCCCACACCACCTCTGCTATTAGACTAGAAAAATAGATCAGGATTTTCCAGCTCTACTTTTCTTCCCATTAGCCCATCAAAACcaatttccctttttgttcGCTTTTCACCATTCCCCCCTGCTTTACAATCCCACTCCATTTTGGCTGTCACactacattttcagttttatgttgtgtctttttttcttccttataccAAAAAGTTTCTGTCTCCTTATAGGTCTTTTcaactgtattatttttcctgtaaacaggcagctgcctgagaAGACTGAAAGGGACAGCAAAGTTGTGCCCACATCTCATTTTCTATCTCAGTATTTTAGTCCAAACTCTTCTCTTGGGGAGCTTACAGGAGGCTTGGAGGTAGAGCATGGAATGTGGAGGCACAGGTGGGAGAGCAGCACCTCAGGCAGAATGTCAAAGGAAACAGCCAGGAAGAGGAATTTCTTGGACTGCCACAGCTCAGTTTTCCCTGCTGAGGTTGCTTCTGCTCCCAGCCTCTCTCCCACCCCTCTGTAACATCAAAAAAAGGGGCACCTAGCTGTAAGAGAAGTTGCTCAGCAGAGGTGACCTCACTGTTCTCGGATACAAGAGTTATAACttataatcatagaatcatagatttgggttgggagggaccttaaaggtcatctagttccaacccccagAAGGGTTGGCAAAAAGGGTGATATGACAAGGACATTtagaggtgatttttttttgctaggtGCACAACTGGTTGTGGTTAGGTGCAAAACTCCTGGGCAAAGGGGTGTCCTTTCCCAGAGAAGAGTCAGAGGACACAGGAGGTGCTGAAGCGCCATGAAACCTGGTGGTTTCATCTCAGTTACTGCCACCACCactgctgtgggcagcagaCAGTTTGCCAAAGCTCAGCCTTGCTTCCCAGGAGCAGCTGATGGCTGAACACCATCCCCTAGGGTGGGAGCATCGCCTGGACTGGGGGCTCAGGAGCTGGTGCCTGCTGGCACCTTGCCCATGCCACCATCTCCCTCCTCTGTTGGGCTCGCCCAGGTGTTTTTACTGAAGTAGTGTTTCAAATGCTGTGACTGTATGAAAGCAGATTGGGTGCACACCCAGCCCACTGGGCATTGACTATGTGGCAAGAAGAGACATGCTGTTGCAGGATGCTTAGGTCTTTAAGAGGCATTGCTTAATCACCTAGCAGCCAGTTTTGTGACTCTCACTTccacaaaagaggaaaaaaagtttaaatcaGTGTTGGAAGAAAACCAATATGCAGCTCCAAGTAAGGCAATAGGATTACATGGAAGAGGCactatgggttttttttgaggaacAGTACCCTGACTTCATCTGTCCTTTTCAAAAAGTCACCGTTATCAGTAGTCTAAGACTGCAGCGTGCAAACACCTTACTTTTCTAGGGTAAAAGGTAGCAAAAGCTTTATGTAGGAATAATTGCAACTGTTTCTGTATCTGAGATGTTTATTTTGCCTTGTGCCAGCCAGGAGCACTAGAGTAGCTTAGTGTCTTTACCAATAGGACTATGACTtacaattcctttaaaaatgccagAATTAGAAGAATTAAATGAGTCAGAAAACAGTGACAAACAAGTGGCTAATCTGATTTCAAATCTTCTCTTATCTTCCACTGTTGTGGGGTTTCTTGCTTTtacacaaagcaaaaacataaataaactGTCCTAACTGCAAAGGTTTGTCTTAAAAATATGAACTCCACAGCAAAGGATCACAGGTGCAACCAACTCAAAGTACACTTTACACAGAAGAGAGTTGGAAGCTGTAAGGATCTAGTCCACCTCTCATCAAACCAAAAATTGAAAcagagggagcagcaggttACAGGACATCAAGCTGAGTCtgaaaatattcagcagttcATGAGATCTGTTTTCTCAGCCCCCAAAAATGGCAGTGATGTTTCAGCTGTTCAAGAGTTAAAATGTACTTGTGagaaaagaaatgtgtgtttATGCAAGAGTGTCCTTGAATACCAGCAGGATCCTGTAACACTTCCCTGCAAGtcctatttctccttttttcatctCCTCAGCTGAAAGAACACCAGTGAAAGCTATGCAAGGGTCTGTAGGAAGCTACATGTCATTCGCTCTTAAAAACTCCTTCTAGCTGGCAATTTTCTGAGCAATTTTGCCTTAACACAAGACCTTGCTACCCCAAATAAGCAAAAGGAACCcatgttttcatgtttcaaGCAGAGCAAGGACAGTGCTTCTGTTTACAGTGTTTTGTATGTCAATCAGCATGATTTGTGAGGGTCTGGACTACCCACAGTGAATGAATGTAGCAATATGTGActactggaaaatgaaaatacgTGCCTGCCTTCTAAAACTCCGTGCTGTGTGAGAAGACCCTTGAGCTAATTTAGAGACAAGAGCGAGCCCACTCATGCCAGTACAGAGCTCACTGTAGCTTATGAGCAAGGTAATTAGCTGAGACAgtatacaataataataatgcagcTTTATTACTCTGCTATTAAAGCTAACTCGGTTTAGAGGTAGCATGATTACTTCTTGTATTGCACCATCTAAACATGTTCTGAATATCCTACTGCTGACTGCAGCCATCGGGATGCTGATGGACTTCATTAGAGATCCAGGATTAAAAGTGCCTCTGGTTTCCTGCCTTCCTGATTTTACTCCCTCCTGTATTTTCCAGTTTGTAAAAGTGTAAACACTGTCTGTGCTTCACACATAAGGAAATAAACTTCCTTGGCCAGCAGGAAGTTGAACCAAAACTTTGAACCACTACCTCTAGTCTTTCCTTAGCCTGCCATGTTTCATGCTCTGAATGGTGCCTTCAAAAAAGAGCTGTCGTGCCTTGAAAATAGCATGTGAAGTCTACTTGCCCCATgacaaatgcaaatttttgtGTTCTGGTATATGTGGTTCAAAACATGGGAAAACATTCACAATGACATTCTCATGTTTTTCTTGATCTGGTAGCCCCAAACCACATGAACTACTGAGTCTCTCTCTTTGAGtgacattttctgaaagcaacCCCAGAGCAATCAGAAGTACCTCTCCTGGTGTAATCAATAAGAACATATTTCTCCAAATTCTCCTTCTGGTGTGAAGCTAAATACACAACTAGCACTGgaagtaaaacaaatatttattatcGGCTCACAGACACCAACAATTACCTTACAGGTTCTTGCTGACTGTTTTAACACATCTGCTTCTGCAGTGAATTGTGTAGCAATTTTGTGAAGGATAGTCTTAattcaaaagaaacagagaggtgggggaaagaaaatgtaacagaCTAATATTTTGCTCTGTTATCCTTCATACCACcaagggaaagaaacacaaaccctGCAGTTCTAGCTCCAATCAGGCAAAGCAATTCTTACAAGAACTAAAATCTGCCCTGGTGGTGATTCACCGCTCTGTTGTATGTCATGAGAATGTTTCTTGGCTGAGTTTGCAGAGTTCAACCTGCTTTACATCCCTCTGATTAAAGGGAAAGAGCATTATTTTGGAAACAAAGCTGAACTCAGGTTTCTCAACCTGACGTTCTTTATCAGGGTGTGGTGAACCCTGCAGAGCGCATGCTTCACTTTGAAAAGGAACTGCTTTGGCCAGGTTTTATccatttcattttggtttgttctCCTCAAGAAAGCTTCCATGTGAAAGTGAGCATGTCTGCAGCAGAACCTGCATTCTCCTTAGCGTGAATCTAAAGATCGTCCATCAAACTCATTAACTCACATCTCAACTTATCAGCCAAAGAGTTATGAGCTGTTGGTGTATGTGCAAGCCGCTGTCATCCAGCACTCTGGATTCCTCATGTTATCTGTGCAACACTAGACAGTGCAAAAGCCTGTCTTTTGGAAATCACAACTCTAACGTGCCAACTGTGGGAAAGTCCTGTGCTCTTTTTGAAAACAAGTGAACACTGAAATCTCTGCGTTTGCTGCTCACATGAGCTGGCGTTGAAACACTAATGCACGTGTTTGTATGCAGCCAAGATAAATCAGgaacttttaaaagcaacttCTTGTGAATAAACTGTATGTGCAGACTGAAAGCTAttgactgaaaataatttcaaaggaaGGCTATATAAGTGAAGAAAATCACATGTTAGTCATGGAAGATTTATGAACAGAATAAACTGAGGAAAATATATCAAAGGCATGATTGGATGTGTATTACTCTTTGAGCTTGTATCTCCGTTGCATCTGAATCATTCTTAAAACAACTGCATTCTCTGAATATCTTTCCCATGAGGAGTCAATACTGGATGtttccctttgggttttttttgtgtgagttTATATCATTTGGAGTGCAATACAAAATTTTTGGTCCTTTTGTTTGGCATCCTTTTTGGTAATTCTGTTCTTTCCCCTAGCATTGCTTCCTTAGAATTCATTGGCAGTTAATAGGGATTTCTCatttaataacagaaaattatcTCATAACATGCAAGCCAGTTTTATGTGAGCAGGAACCAGCTTTTAACTTGCCACCACTTAAGAGACAGCTATGGAAGTAAAGAATGACTTATGTAAGTTCACACTAAGATAATCTTGCAAAAGTTTCTCAGTGATAGTAGCAGGCCCCATATACATAAGAAAGGATTAGGACTTTAGGACTATTACCCTATGATAATGATTTTAAATGACAACAGtaaggaaaagaacatttatgAATAGGCCATTTATCAATAAAACACAGCATGTATTAGCACAAAGCAGTGTCTTGACCATAGCTTGGTGCTAAAGGAAGAGCTCAGTTTAGCTTGGTGGACTTTAACTCCTTTAAAGCAAAACCCTATTATTTCCCTTCCACTGACTTCACTCACGAACATATATAGGCAAAACCTTCATCCAAGACCTTGCATACTTCTGGAAACCTCTTCTCTTACTGAGGCAAGTAATTCAACTTAGAAGTTATTCCAAATTGAATTTGAGGGGAGGAGCAACTCCATCTTAGGGAGTGGTTCAAACTCATCTCATCATAAGCCCAGGCATGTACAAGCTTGACTTAGAAGCTGGTTTCTGCAAATCTTGTATTAATGAGGGTTCCTCCCTGATGCTTACTTAGTGCTAGGGAGGCAGAAGTGGCAGAGGGCGTAGAGCCGTCATCAAAGGGAGCACCATGGGAGTAAgttagctattaaaaataatgtgcaCACAGTGCCTCAGAATTAAAGGTTTGCTCATGAGAGAGTCAGGGAATACCCCTATCTCACATTATCTTCAGAAGCAGTTGCATACATAGAGAACATCTCGGGATTAAAGCTCagtcttctgtgttttaatgccataacattttttcctcctattttttactatttgttttaaattaaagcagGATTGGATGTGTATATGGGGGTTGGGAGGGTCAAGTAAATAAAATAGGTAAGGTGTTCATTAATCAGTACATATACATAAGCTCAGTTAATCAGAGTAGCAAGAGGTACCTGCTTCCTAACTACTCCTGAGTTAAAAATGggttaaaatatttaatgtgaaTTAAAGACAATCAATTCCATGGTAACGCAGGCTATGAACTAGGACTTTTAATCAAAACAGCAGAGTGGAACCTTTCCAAAAActcttttaaagttttatattCCCAGGGCAATTTGAGGCTGCTGAACACTGAATTTACATCTCATTTCTATATGCGCCAAGTATTGTTCTCACTCTTGAGCTGCAGTTTTCATGCTGTAAGCAAACTTTGTTCTGAAACCTTGCTGAAAGTCGCCTTTTGCACTAGGGGGTTTCTCTCCGATAGAGAGCAGCTGTGAATCTGGATCTAATTTTCTGTTAGAAGCAAAATTTTaccatttgcaaaagaaaaaccccCACATATAAGCAGAAATGGTACTTTGTGCTCATAAAATACATCATAAGCTCTATTTACTTTTCTTGTGAATGAAATAGCTTTTACAACACATCCTGAAAGTCTTCATCACTTGCTGCTTACTGCTGATGGGGTTGTTAATGAAGCGCACAGAGACTTCCTACATTTGGGGCCTGATTTGGGCACAGTGTGCATATTCAATGTAACAGGTGACATTACATGTATTCATTTGCAGATTAGTACTTCAGCAGGACTGTGTGTGATCTGAAGTGTTACTTAGTACCAGCAGAAGGAAGCCAGAAACCTCTAGGACATAAACTACCACTATCATTCCACAAAGTACGTTGGGAATTTTTCAGTGATGATAGATTTTGTAATGGTACTTGACAAAGAAGCAGCATGGTGTTACAATACTCACTGACTCAATGTGTTCAAGGTTGCTCAGAGCAATGCAAGTTGCCAGTGAGGAAAGatatggaaatgtgaaaaaaacccagtgttttGAGAgttgtttcttctgctgcatAACTACTTTCCTGCTTAAGATAGTTTAACCTGACTGTTATCCTGACTGTTTAACCCTACAGTGGAATTTGAAATCTATCTTGCAGTCCTTATCACCATTCAGAATATGGAGAGGTTATTATAGCCCTGCTGTATCAGATCACCTCAATAAGCTAGAGGAAGAGATGAGGTGAAGAGAAATGAGAGTTTAGCCACAAGTTTCCATGCATCTGCAGCAGCGATGCCTCCTCTGTGTGTATGAGTGAATGGTATCCTCTCAAGGACTTAAGGTCCTGACAACACAAAGCGTTGAGGATCTTTGCAAAGTCCTCAACACCAACAGTTCATATCTCCTGTTGGGGAGATGAGAACTCTCTATGCAATTGCTATTTTCCCACCCAATTTAACTGTAATTCTTAAAGGAAGATTGGATAATAAACAGTGGGATGACATGTGGAATTGCTCTCTGTAGAGTTAATTGCTGAAGAGTATAACTATTACTTAGAAAAGAATCTAATTAAACCAATCTGCCACTAAACATACAAAAGGACAAACCCTAAAATTATAAGGGAAAGCGTGTTAGCAGATGAGGAACGAAAACTGCAATGGTAACTAAATTCTCTGGGTTTGATTCCCTTCTGTTATACCTCCATAGTAACATCAGAGTGTCTCCTACAAGCTGGAGGAAAatcaaatttcttctttatttcttgcaTCAGAGTTCCTTAAATATATTGTTGtgatgttttcattactgcatACTTTTAATTGAACCTGTATTTTCTAGCATTCTAAGTTTTGAATAATGATTGAATATTCTATGTTATTAAGTAACTAATCTTGTAATCTCATTTCTCACTGGTTAGTCCCAGGTAACATTACACTTCTAGGAGACTGATGACTTAAGAAATTGTGTGCTTCTGTATACACTGTCATTAAAACTACAGGCAATCACTGTATGTAAATATAACTGTTTGATGCTAAGTTGCAGCAGGAACAGCGacaagctttcattttcagttcacACTGTGTCAAAGGAGTCAGGTTTGCCCTGGAATCCAGGCAATGCACAAAACATAGAGCTGGGCTCTCCCACAGGCCTCCTTGGACTAGTCAGAAACCTCCCCAGCCTTTGTTTTCTAGCTGCAAGGACACTTTTCCAAATCTACTTGAATTTCACCAGATTCTGAAAGCCTTCAGGTGCAGAACCTTGATTTCAGGGGAAGTCTGCAATAAAGGCCCTATGACTTGAGCTAGTCCCTGCTTCAAAAGCAGTTACTTGCTTGCTTAATTTCTATTCCCACATGCAGCCACCCTCAGATGCCGAAGAGCTGCTGGGACAGTTTGCTTCTCCTCCCAGGCACTGCTGAAAGGGGCTGTCTCTCAGCCTATCCATCTGGAAACACCCCTATGCCACTCTGGTCAGGGAGCTTGCTTCAGCTCGAGGCAAGTGAGGGCTTCCCCATGCCTGGGGTCAGGTGCTGGCTGTCagatgtgatgggaacacgGGGGAAGGCAAAACAGTTTTATGCAGGCAGCTAGCAACAGGGAAACTTGGTGTCTGTTCTGTTCTGCGCCCTGGGTGTTTATGAGTCACTGGTCTGCTGGAGGTTTCCCAGAGGGAGAGCTGTGGGGCCAGCACTGCAAGGCCAGTGATAAGTGCAGTACGAAGATAAGTCCTTTGCTACTCGGAGACTGATCCTGACCACACTGCGTACATTGCTGTTGTAGCTTTAGCTGGGGATTTTTAGCAAGtgatttccattttgttattcctccaaaataataaattgtgCTTCATGGTAGCAAAAGATCCCACAGACCCAGGAGCCTGATATAGGGATATAGgcaaaacagggaagaaaatcgAAAATCTACTCAGCAGTGGTGTTCCTATGAGACTAAAGCAGAACGTCTTTCCTCAAGAGGGTATTACCTTTTGCACATTCCCTTCTTTCATTTATCCTATAGACACACTCATCTGCCACCATATTTGAAGTAATTCTTGTTCATTATAATCATACTACATTTACTAGTCATCCTGTCTTGTAGTATTGCATTAATATTTATggaccaaaataaaaatggaatgaGCTAGGACAGTTACCCATTATTTGCCTGGAAGACAAGATGCAGGAAGGTGTCCTTTCCAGATGGCAAAATCATTTATCTCTCCACTAATCCTCACAGTCACTAAACTTGCCACACTTCCTAGGAAAAGTCTGTAATTGAATACTATGATGTGAAAATAAGTGAAGATCTGGATTCCACTTGTCATGTGGAAATACCTCttcctgattttttccccccaagatCTCTATTTGCACCATGCAAATGAGCAGACCACTTCAACCTAAATTTAGAGATTTAAGCTGCAGTTATTTTGATGGCAGCATCTGCATGTGAAGGAGCTGCAGGCGTGAGTGGAACATAAGAAGGAACAAGGGTAGTTTTTCATCCTATTGTGCAACACATTGagactaataaaataaaatcagttcttTTCCCCCAACTAAATCCACACATGTTTAAACACCTTCAAAGCCTGCAGTGGAATAAATTGTACACTGAAAAGATGTCTCAAGTCTGTGAGACACACCTTGTTCAAGAGAGGTTATATAGccaaaaatcaagaaaaacaaaggagtgCTGTGCCAGCTTCATGAAGGGATTTAACCTCCGTGTTTTCTTTGCAAGCTCAATCATGTCCCAGACAGATACATCCTATATTGTGCTCATTATCTATCCAAAAAgtctctgtctctgtctttGTAAGGGTTCAAACATGTTATAAGCTTTAGACCTTTATTTGTTCCAAGTGCCAGAACGTTGCAGAGCTACAGTTTGCATCCCTCAGCCCCTCATCCTAAACTCCATGCATTTCAAGTAAGTGTCCTAATgcactaaatattttttcctagaaaGTTCTATTTATTTCAGCTAAATATGTTTGAAAAGCCAAAGACTTCTGATAAAGTCTAGATGGGTGTTATATGGTTAAATCAAAAGATCTGAACtcttggagaagaaaacaaaatctataAACTCTTCATATTCTCACTTCCACAGAATTCATGAACTTTGCAAAAAAACAAGTGTGCAGGtgctttcacagaaaacagctaCACCAGTGGAGTTATTCTACTGgatttcaaaaaggaaagaaaaaaaaagtgtacaaGCTTCTTGTCTTCTCTGTGAGGTGTTAATTCCACCAGTTTAAGCAGCTCTTCAGAGACTCCAAACTCCACTGGTGCAACCAATGAAACATTCAACCTTCTTCCCTTCCAGTCTGACCCACCTCAATGATGCTGGGATTTTGCCTTCTgtctgtgtatgtatatgttAAGCCAAACAGCAGAGATTTAAGGGGAATTGCAAACATCACACATGGAGAATTTGGTTTGAATTTGCACATTATATTGAACAACTTGCAGGAAAGTTACGATTATATCTAATCATGATAGGGTAAAGATGTCTGTAGTGGATTAAGATAGCTACACTGTCCAAGTCATGTTGAGAATatttgctggcagctgctggggtaCACGTGTATCACCTATGTCAGTGAAACCATCCCCACAGGAAGACTGAATCTCAGAACCTACGCAGCCTGTGGCAGATCAGGCAGGAAGGCTGAGAGTAAAGCCCAGAGAAAATGAGATGGGAACTGTGGAACATGTGGAATagaggggggggcggggaagagaCAGTTCATCTCAGGAAAGATGTAAAACActtctgtcctttctgtttACATCACATCTTTTGTCTCTGTGCTCAGGAAGGCATATAACTACACTTTGTTTATCCAGCACTGTGTTTAGCTTGGCATAAAACGAAGTTAAACACCCCACAGAACATGATGCTGAATGCTTGTTTTCTATGACCTTTCTGAAGCACTGTGGA contains:
- the LOC101911902 gene encoding p53 apoptosis effector related to PMP-22-like, whose translation is MVKYGLDYTRCRWILPLLLGIGVIFGIIALAGRGWLESQTLPYVQQASLWESCRRPGPGGEWTCESLMGYAWGRAAAATYLVGFILLVICFALAIIAFAIDTLRFNFIRGIGGLLFVAAVFSIMGLVIYPVKFSTEIDMTGINMFSWAYGFGWTTAIMEICLGFFFCCLPNYEDQILGNVKPTYFYSSP